From Gimesia panareensis, the proteins below share one genomic window:
- a CDS encoding sulfatase family protein codes for MTRPNILWYCTDQQRFDTIGALGNAFVKTPVVDSLVSEGVAFTHAYCQSPICTPSRASFMSGLYPSRLHNTRNGNDTFPGWPPLISKLIADSGYLCGLIGKFHLVSAGHRVEPRLDDGFTLWQHSHAPRDDWPAGTHDYADWVRAQGKSLDDMRNSEERVDPEYHQTKWASDRAIEFIEQDHQQPWLLNINIYDPHPPFIPPEKYASMFDPAAMPGPHFEESDQATQELLSRVDFQPVTMSTEISELKKVQALYYAMIAQIDDQFARILSVLESTGQRDNTVIIFTSDHGETLGDHGLVQKGCRFYEGLVRVPLIFSWPGHFVANQRATGLVELLDLSATLLDLTGVPIPDYHQGQSLLPVLTGEQTGAHIRDSVRCEYFDALDPFFTGGDGSFATMYRNDRYKLSLYHDKSLGELYDLQTDPWEHNNLWDDPAHQAARQRLILASFNSHVVLTTDVGSRRIAPM; via the coding sequence ATGACTCGCCCTAATATTTTATGGTATTGCACCGACCAGCAACGGTTTGACACGATTGGCGCACTGGGGAACGCGTTTGTGAAAACGCCTGTGGTTGATTCGCTCGTTTCAGAGGGGGTAGCCTTTACCCATGCGTATTGCCAAAGCCCAATCTGTACACCCAGCAGGGCGAGTTTTATGAGCGGGTTGTATCCTTCGCGCTTACACAATACCAGAAATGGCAACGACACCTTTCCTGGTTGGCCACCGCTGATCAGCAAGTTAATCGCAGACAGTGGTTACCTGTGCGGGTTGATAGGAAAATTTCATTTAGTGAGTGCCGGCCATCGCGTGGAACCTCGGCTGGATGACGGGTTCACACTCTGGCAGCACAGCCATGCGCCGCGTGATGATTGGCCTGCAGGAACACACGATTATGCCGACTGGGTACGTGCTCAAGGTAAAAGCCTTGATGACATGCGAAACAGCGAAGAGCGTGTTGACCCCGAATATCATCAGACAAAGTGGGCCTCTGATCGGGCGATCGAATTTATCGAACAGGATCATCAACAGCCCTGGTTGCTGAACATCAATATCTATGACCCGCATCCCCCGTTTATTCCACCTGAAAAATATGCGAGCATGTTCGACCCTGCCGCGATGCCCGGTCCCCATTTTGAAGAGTCTGATCAGGCGACCCAGGAACTGCTTTCCCGGGTTGATTTTCAGCCTGTCACGATGTCTACGGAAATCAGTGAGCTGAAAAAAGTTCAGGCACTTTATTATGCCATGATTGCTCAGATTGACGATCAGTTTGCGCGGATCCTGAGCGTATTGGAATCAACAGGACAGCGAGACAATACGGTCATCATTTTCACTTCAGACCATGGTGAGACATTGGGAGATCATGGGCTGGTACAAAAGGGATGTCGATTTTATGAAGGGTTGGTCCGGGTACCGTTGATTTTCTCCTGGCCCGGACACTTTGTGGCCAACCAGCGTGCCACCGGACTTGTGGAATTGCTTGATCTTTCTGCCACCTTACTCGATTTAACGGGTGTTCCGATCCCCGACTATCATCAGGGGCAGAGCCTGCTCCCGGTACTCACAGGCGAACAAACCGGCGCACACATTCGCGACAGTGTCCGCTGTGAATACTTTGACGCACTCGATCCGTTTTTCACGGGCGGGGATGGCAGTTTTGCGACCATGTATCGCAACGACCGGTATAAATTATCTCTCTATCACGACAAGTCTCTGGGCGAACTTTACGATTTGCAGACGGATCCCTGGGAACACAACAATTTGTGGGACGACCCGGCACATCAGGCAGCCAGACAGCGGTTGATCTTAGCGAGCTTCAATAGCCATGTCGTCTTAACAACCGATGTGGGCTCCAGACGAATCGCCCCGATGTGA
- a CDS encoding tetratricopeptide repeat protein, translated as MRSPFQKNLLRAALLVLVMLGMLALLISRQKKHVRQQQADREVKATAEIRQRGYDDPRRRSEKPLDFPDYGDGPVYLLTGDCKELSEDLYQVASQASGKVTSLKLKRAGKTLNQPIDLPLLESILTPRDFSQKYLKFRLRELEAYRELTADKADVKAAGEKFLQAYLFRVTGQPDALSNAELVPLAQKVIELKSNDPLLLTYVALVLCEATGDIDAALSTWTRCIEQLRTSRYPLIVQVYLRLFVVDCRSMVGQGQRDALLVSIVRWLEEESATKQWDDCVHFKLVGIWDQNNVTFRNGLLIGCLKSDKIDPFIKHWLTGLYLADKAWDGRGGRYPGNMSRGEYQFFESNLERGKVHLEYACLLRPDSPYPPFKLISAAMTGLDREYEPVDWFRRSVENRLDQSLPYYRLWNSMLPRWGGNLGQFRSFANHCIDTNRFDTQLPYYAFEILQYLQDNEFVDDWSQQQKFGAKVIIDRFLAQRKKYREAHPGEKLYGDTAYYRTRIGYFLERAGYPQLAMAEYKAAEGDLDYSQLQRSHRPGKFLMCRMFAAQGEVQERVLQFDQKIRAGWFADSKMSDVEQLEQEWQELKQTAGDELAERYYAHTGKMLQQLKAYLKGDWVEFDFQDQGLGWEISENEIDWDREDQNLLICRKTNESQSSWARPLISIEAPFHIQAQVEQIAFHTGEPRIDIRWTELYGNPNAQEEKVPELNIALSSSWSYPKVKIEQPVPFRSLADLKPHFRIYTVDRVPYRHQEQSIRVMRTGMHLMDWKLRADSSEVTLGNYMDLVRFDETAPLRNHLLFRINAKSKSSRLPGSTGFVWKLKDVRLQRLPATDVLPAADSPLEERMTYWEQRVKRDPDDCVARLKLCEVYWEKGLAEELLEQSNQILTRWPELEKIRQYQGLALYKLSRYQEALVSLELAMKEYRDEVDVIMAAAEILAATNDQETRDKKRALQLAEFGKRISDNYKVEFKAMNWANLAVAYAENENYEAALKANQEAIALAPENLIPEFQERQKLYEAAKPYRYPPEE; from the coding sequence GTGCGCTCTCCATTCCAAAAAAATTTATTACGTGCCGCTCTGCTTGTGTTGGTCATGCTGGGGATGTTGGCTCTGCTGATCTCCAGGCAGAAAAAACACGTTCGCCAGCAGCAGGCGGACAGAGAGGTCAAGGCCACTGCCGAGATTCGTCAACGTGGATATGATGACCCCAGGCGCCGCTCTGAAAAACCGCTCGATTTTCCCGACTATGGGGACGGCCCCGTTTATCTGTTGACCGGTGACTGCAAGGAACTCAGCGAGGACCTGTATCAGGTTGCCAGTCAGGCAAGCGGAAAAGTCACATCATTAAAACTCAAGCGCGCTGGAAAAACATTAAATCAACCCATCGATCTACCACTCCTGGAAAGCATCTTAACTCCCCGGGACTTCAGTCAGAAATATCTCAAATTCCGCTTGCGGGAACTGGAAGCGTATCGTGAACTCACTGCGGACAAAGCAGACGTCAAAGCAGCTGGTGAGAAATTTCTGCAGGCCTATCTGTTCAGAGTCACGGGACAACCTGATGCCTTGTCCAATGCCGAACTCGTTCCGTTAGCACAAAAAGTGATCGAGCTCAAATCCAACGATCCTTTATTGCTGACTTATGTGGCCCTGGTGTTATGTGAGGCGACAGGAGATATCGATGCGGCACTGTCAACGTGGACCCGTTGCATCGAGCAGTTGCGGACAAGCCGGTATCCACTGATTGTGCAAGTTTACCTGCGCCTGTTTGTTGTCGACTGCAGGTCGATGGTGGGACAGGGACAGAGAGACGCATTACTGGTCAGTATTGTACGTTGGCTGGAGGAAGAATCAGCAACAAAGCAATGGGACGATTGTGTGCATTTCAAGTTGGTTGGTATCTGGGACCAGAACAATGTCACATTTCGCAATGGGCTATTAATCGGATGCCTGAAGTCAGACAAGATCGATCCCTTTATCAAACACTGGTTGACGGGGCTCTATCTGGCGGATAAAGCCTGGGATGGACGCGGTGGAAGATACCCCGGAAATATGAGTCGGGGTGAATATCAGTTTTTCGAATCGAATCTGGAACGAGGCAAGGTCCATCTGGAGTATGCCTGCTTATTACGACCGGATTCCCCATATCCCCCTTTTAAATTGATCTCTGCTGCTATGACCGGTCTGGACAGAGAATACGAACCGGTCGACTGGTTTCGTCGCTCTGTAGAAAACCGTCTCGATCAGTCACTGCCTTATTACAGGCTCTGGAACTCCATGTTGCCTCGCTGGGGCGGCAACCTGGGGCAGTTTCGCAGCTTTGCCAATCACTGTATTGATACAAATCGATTTGACACCCAGCTGCCTTATTATGCATTCGAGATCCTGCAGTATCTGCAGGACAATGAATTCGTTGACGACTGGTCACAGCAGCAGAAATTTGGCGCCAAAGTGATCATTGACCGCTTCCTGGCGCAGCGGAAGAAATACCGGGAGGCTCATCCTGGTGAAAAATTATATGGAGATACTGCTTACTACCGCACCAGAATCGGCTACTTTCTCGAAAGGGCAGGTTATCCGCAACTGGCGATGGCCGAGTACAAAGCAGCGGAGGGCGACTTAGATTACTCACAGCTTCAACGTTCCCATCGTCCCGGGAAGTTTCTGATGTGCCGGATGTTTGCTGCCCAGGGAGAAGTTCAGGAACGTGTCCTGCAGTTCGATCAGAAAATACGAGCAGGTTGGTTCGCTGATTCGAAGATGTCAGACGTAGAACAGTTGGAACAAGAGTGGCAGGAACTGAAACAGACAGCCGGAGATGAGCTGGCAGAACGCTACTACGCACACACGGGAAAAATGTTGCAACAGCTCAAAGCCTATTTAAAAGGTGACTGGGTCGAATTCGATTTTCAAGACCAGGGCCTGGGCTGGGAAATCAGCGAAAATGAGATCGACTGGGACCGGGAAGATCAAAATCTACTCATCTGCCGCAAGACGAACGAATCGCAGTCCTCCTGGGCCAGGCCATTGATCAGTATTGAAGCGCCATTTCACATCCAGGCTCAAGTCGAGCAGATCGCATTTCATACCGGCGAGCCCAGGATCGATATTCGCTGGACGGAGCTTTATGGGAATCCCAATGCCCAAGAGGAAAAGGTGCCCGAACTCAATATCGCTCTGAGTAGCTCCTGGTCTTACCCCAAAGTAAAAATAGAACAGCCAGTCCCCTTTCGCAGCCTGGCAGACCTGAAACCACATTTCAGGATTTATACTGTCGATCGCGTTCCTTACCGTCATCAGGAGCAGTCAATCCGTGTAATGCGGACCGGCATGCATTTGATGGACTGGAAGTTGCGAGCGGATTCCAGTGAAGTCACGCTGGGGAACTATATGGATCTGGTTCGCTTTGATGAGACTGCTCCCCTCAGGAACCATTTACTCTTCAGGATCAACGCAAAAAGCAAATCCTCCCGTCTCCCGGGATCAACCGGGTTTGTCTGGAAACTGAAAGATGTGAGGCTGCAACGGCTTCCCGCCACGGACGTCCTGCCTGCAGCAGATTCCCCGCTGGAAGAGCGGATGACGTACTGGGAACAGCGAGTCAAACGGGATCCCGATGATTGTGTGGCCAGATTGAAATTATGTGAAGTCTATTGGGAGAAAGGACTCGCAGAGGAACTGCTGGAACAGTCCAATCAGATTCTGACCCGCTGGCCTGAGCTGGAAAAAATCCGGCAATACCAGGGGCTGGCATTATACAAACTGAGCAGATACCAGGAGGCGCTCGTCTCTCTGGAGTTAGCGATGAAAGAATATCGAGATGAAGTCGATGTCATCATGGCGGCAGCAGAAATACTGGCGGCAACCAATGATCAGGAAACCAGGGACAAAAAAAGAGCACTTCAGCTGGCGGAATTCGGGAAACGGATCAGCGACAATTATAAAGTTGAGTTCAAGGCCATGAACTGGGCCAACCTGGCAGTCGCGTATGCTGAAAATGAAAATTATGAAGCAGCTTTAAAGGCCAATCAGGAAGCAATCGCACTGGCCCCTGAGAACTTAATACCGGAATTTCAAGAACGTCAGAAATTATACGAGGCGGCCAAACCCTATCGCTATCCGCCAGAGGAATAG
- a CDS encoding tripartite tricarboxylate transporter substrate-binding protein, producing MDALQTTVVQLSTPLSLTLIIVGTSLGIFVGAIPGLTGAMLIALTLPLTFTLDPQLAMTLLVSMYVGSISGGLITGTLLRMPGTPASVMTTLDGYPMSQKGQPGRALGLGIYASLVGGLISCVFLVALSAPIARWSTQLGPFEYFSLVLMALVLIATIDGASLTRSLFSGTLGILAAMPGISAATGEVRLTFGFTPLNAGFKLLPVLIGLFAINQVLRDIANLDQKIPRVSATHRGLLLTFADWKNQWVNMLRSSLIGTFIGILPGIGANIGSIAAYSAAKNSSQTPEQFGSGSAEGIIASEAANNATVGGALIPLVAMGIPGSVIDAILLGALVLHGLQPGPRLFSDHPELVHTIMGTYFLANLVMFAVMIASVGFLAKLVRFPRPYLLPIILTFCIAGAFALSNRMFDVWVMLGFGLLGLILERNRIPLAPFVIGFVLGPIAEENLSAGLMSSQGNWLPIITRPISLLFVVISALLLVVPLVRQFRKKRDSKQETLKDNTAEEASSIPSSETGNGNGEHASHSVWSRYGLPVWHTTAVLAIMGMIVFQYSGFFTSQQGRTQFPQRPIQAVVPFSAGGGTDLFARIIQKSITEDKLLKQPVVIINQPGGSSTIGSRNVKQARADGYKILCNHEGIITSKYSGKVNFGPEAFEPIAQTGEINLVVATHQNARYKNLSELLHDAEKHPGELQFGTNFGALAHFAAKKIEQASGGEYFNYVQAGDGQKRYTMLIGRHIDATIFSLAEFLSYQGDGKIRALAVLSEERQSSLPDVSTAREQQIDAVVGNSFYWWAPKGTPQERIDLLADTLEQAMQSDSVRNSLRALSIAPVFYRGEKLNEHISQSEKKFSELVSGSTVQLPDFPFYMIVATLLLMSLIVVQGIFLSQTPSSNSPSSSKPRIWLAVCCFVLLCCYVLVLEQGWLNYWLATALMIAVTGGAMAKWKPNYMLVLIELALLTGLGTEIVFTSVFSVVLP from the coding sequence ATGGATGCACTTCAAACTACCGTTGTTCAATTATCTACGCCTCTCAGCCTGACGCTGATTATCGTGGGAACATCGCTTGGTATTTTCGTGGGGGCGATTCCCGGGTTAACCGGTGCCATGTTGATCGCACTCACGTTGCCGTTGACGTTTACGCTCGATCCTCAACTGGCGATGACATTGCTGGTGAGTATGTATGTGGGATCAATCAGCGGCGGCCTGATTACCGGCACACTCTTGCGAATGCCCGGCACGCCCGCCTCAGTGATGACAACGCTTGATGGCTACCCCATGTCGCAAAAAGGTCAGCCAGGTCGTGCGCTGGGGCTGGGAATTTATGCTTCCCTGGTGGGTGGTCTCATTTCCTGTGTGTTTTTAGTTGCCTTGTCTGCTCCGATTGCCCGCTGGTCAACACAATTGGGACCTTTTGAATATTTCTCGCTGGTATTGATGGCCCTGGTATTAATCGCAACCATTGATGGCGCATCGCTGACGCGCTCACTCTTTTCGGGAACATTGGGGATTTTGGCAGCCATGCCGGGAATATCCGCAGCCACAGGCGAAGTGCGACTCACATTCGGTTTCACTCCTCTCAATGCTGGTTTCAAGTTGTTGCCCGTGTTAATTGGATTATTTGCGATCAATCAGGTGCTGCGCGATATCGCGAATCTTGATCAGAAAATTCCGCGTGTCTCGGCAACACACAGGGGGTTGCTGCTGACTTTCGCAGATTGGAAAAATCAATGGGTGAATATGTTGCGGTCTTCTCTGATTGGAACATTTATTGGAATTCTTCCCGGCATTGGTGCCAACATCGGCTCGATCGCCGCTTATTCAGCCGCCAAAAACAGTTCCCAGACTCCGGAACAATTCGGTTCCGGCTCGGCTGAGGGAATTATTGCTTCAGAAGCAGCCAATAACGCGACTGTCGGAGGCGCTTTAATTCCACTCGTGGCGATGGGCATACCCGGCAGTGTGATCGATGCCATTTTGCTCGGCGCATTAGTTCTACATGGTTTGCAACCGGGGCCGCGGTTGTTCAGCGATCATCCCGAACTCGTACATACCATCATGGGAACCTATTTTCTGGCAAACCTGGTCATGTTTGCGGTGATGATTGCATCCGTCGGTTTCCTGGCAAAACTGGTACGGTTTCCGCGTCCTTATTTGTTGCCCATTATTCTCACTTTCTGCATTGCCGGGGCCTTTGCGTTGTCGAACCGTATGTTCGATGTCTGGGTGATGCTCGGTTTCGGGCTGCTGGGACTGATATTAGAGCGAAACCGCATCCCTTTGGCACCCTTTGTCATTGGTTTTGTCTTAGGTCCGATTGCGGAAGAAAATCTGTCCGCCGGGCTGATGTCATCGCAGGGTAACTGGTTACCGATCATCACCCGCCCCATTTCTTTACTCTTTGTCGTCATCTCTGCCTTGTTGCTGGTTGTGCCGCTTGTGCGTCAGTTCCGCAAAAAACGGGACAGCAAACAAGAGACCTTAAAAGACAATACTGCTGAAGAGGCGAGCAGCATCCCTTCGTCAGAAACAGGGAATGGGAATGGGGAGCATGCTTCTCACTCAGTCTGGAGTCGATACGGCTTACCAGTCTGGCATACGACTGCGGTACTGGCCATTATGGGGATGATCGTCTTTCAGTATTCTGGTTTCTTCACAAGTCAACAGGGGCGGACGCAATTTCCACAACGCCCCATTCAGGCTGTCGTGCCGTTTTCTGCAGGAGGCGGAACGGACCTGTTTGCCAGAATCATTCAAAAATCAATCACCGAGGACAAGCTGCTGAAACAACCTGTCGTCATCATCAATCAGCCGGGAGGCAGTAGTACGATTGGGAGCCGCAATGTCAAACAGGCGCGGGCCGACGGGTACAAAATACTCTGTAATCATGAAGGGATTATTACCTCGAAATACTCCGGCAAAGTGAACTTCGGTCCGGAGGCGTTTGAACCGATTGCCCAGACGGGAGAGATCAACCTGGTAGTAGCCACGCATCAAAATGCCCGGTACAAAAATCTGTCTGAGCTGTTGCATGATGCTGAGAAACATCCTGGTGAACTTCAATTTGGAACCAATTTCGGGGCACTCGCCCATTTCGCAGCCAAAAAGATAGAACAGGCATCGGGGGGCGAATATTTTAATTATGTGCAGGCGGGAGACGGGCAAAAGCGATACACCATGCTCATTGGTCGTCATATTGATGCCACCATTTTTTCGCTGGCAGAATTTCTGTCCTATCAGGGGGACGGAAAGATTCGCGCTTTGGCAGTCTTGTCTGAAGAGAGACAATCCTCCCTGCCGGACGTTTCGACGGCTCGCGAACAGCAGATCGATGCCGTGGTGGGTAACTCGTTTTACTGGTGGGCCCCCAAAGGCACTCCGCAAGAGCGAATTGATCTGCTGGCAGATACACTGGAACAGGCGATGCAATCTGATTCTGTACGGAACAGTTTGCGGGCGTTGTCTATTGCACCAGTGTTTTATCGGGGCGAGAAACTAAATGAGCACATCAGCCAAAGTGAGAAAAAATTTAGCGAACTGGTTTCCGGCTCAACAGTTCAGCTGCCTGATTTCCCTTTCTATATGATCGTGGCTACTCTCTTACTGATGAGCTTAATCGTCGTACAGGGAATATTTCTCAGTCAAACACCGTCATCAAATAGTCCCTCAAGCAGCAAGCCGCGCATCTGGCTGGCCGTTTGTTGTTTTGTACTGCTTTGCTGTTATGTACTGGTGTTAGAGCAGGGCTGGCTCAATTACTGGCTGGCGACGGCATTAATGATTGCAGTCACGGGAGGAGCTATGGCAAAATGGAAACCAAATTATATGTTAGTTCTCATCGAACTCGCTTTGTTGACTGGTCTGGGGACAGAAATTGTATTCACATCAGTCTTTTCTGTTGTCCTGCCCTGA